In Equus caballus isolate H_3958 breed thoroughbred chromosome 7, TB-T2T, whole genome shotgun sequence, one DNA window encodes the following:
- the OVCH2 gene encoding ovochymase-2 isoform X2 encodes MGHVILLYQDFASVVDFPHLAKIFARNHIQKHHIDMVECLKSWLMNNFLLNWLIAGLTGFLFWFSSVSLKFQGKTLSLKMPMSKNKLILLIGMICLEQGKSATLSLPKAPTCGQSLVKARPQNYFNIFSRIVGGSQVEKGSYPWQVFAIQVSLKRRQKHICGGTIISPQWVITAAHCVANRNIALTLNVTAGEYDLNHTEPGEQTLTIETIIVHPHFSTKKPMDYDIALLKMTGAFNFGQFVRPVCLPEPGERFEAGFICTTAGWGRLTEDGILSQVLQEVNLPILTQEECVAALLTLKKPISGQTFLCTGFPDGGRDACQGDSGGSLMCRNKKGAWTLAGVTSWGLGCGRGWRNNVQKDDQGSPGIFTDLRKRRKISRASCSEQDHVVSNSEGQLHFPETSYLYYESKQLCVWTLLVPEAMHVLLIFSHLDAESCYHNHLSIYSLEDRLIGKFCGESLTSSVLIGANSIRLKFSSDATDYAAGFNLTYKALKPNYLPDSGCSSLTVLFEEGLIQSLHYPEDYTNMADCNWIFQAPKHYLIKLSFQSLEIEESGDCSSDFVTVHRDVEGKTEIARLCGFDAPAPVLSSSGVMLISFQSDGNVTFRGFQATVSFIPEKDLNISRSEDESMFVETQNVLSEEPNASGEIWMQTETHTQGEHHMNMKPEIR; translated from the exons ATGGGGCATGTAATATTGCTTTATCAAGACTTTGCTTCTGTGGTTGACTTCCCACATCTTGCAAAGATCTTTGCAAGAAACCACATTCAGAAACATCATATAGACATGGTTGAATGCCTCAAGTCTTGGTTAATGaataactttcttttaaattggCTTATTGCTGGTCTCACAGGCTTTCTATTTTGGTTCTCCTCAGTCTCTCTAAAATTTCAGGGAAAAACTCTGAGTCTCAAAATGCCTATGAGCAAGAATAAGCTGATTTTACTAATTGGAATGATCTGTTTGGAACAAGGGAAATCTGCAACTCTGTCTCTCCCCAAAG ctCCCACTTGTGGGCAGAGTTTGGTGAAGGCACGGCCTCAGAATTACTTTAACATTTTCAGTCGCATTGTTGGGGGAAGCCAAGTGGAAAAGGGTTCCTACCCCTGGCAG GTCTTTGCAATTCAGGTGTCACTGAAACGAAGGCAGAAGCATATCTGTGGTGGGACCATCATCTCTCCACAGTGGGTGATTACAGCTGCTCACTGCGTTGCAAACAG AAATATTGCATTAACTTTGAATGTTACTGCTGGAGAATATGACTTGAACCACACAGAGCCAGGAGAGCAAACTCTCACCATTGAAACCATCATTGTACACCCACATTTCTCCACCAAGAAACCAATGGACTACGATATTGCTCTTTTGAAGATGACTGGAGCCTTCAATTTCG GCCAGTTTGTGCGGCCCGTGTGTCTTCCAGAACCAGGGGAACGATTTGAGGCTGGATTTATTTGTACAACTGCAGGCTGGGGCCGCTTGACTGAAG ACGGCATCCTCTCGCAAGTCTTGCAGGAAGTGAACTTGCCCATTTTGACCCAGGAGGAGTGTGTGGCAGCTCTGTTAACCCTAAAGAAACCCATCAGTGGGCAGACCTTTCTCTGCACAGGCTTTCCAGATGGAGGGAGAGATGCTTGTCAG GGCGATTCAGGAGGTTCCCTCATGTGTCGAAATAAGAAAGGGGCTTGGACTCTGGCTGGTGTGACTTCCTGGGGTTTGGGCTGTGGTCGAGGCTGGAGAAACAATGTACAGAAAGATGATCAAGGATCCCCTGGGATCTTCACAGACCTTA ggAAGCGGAGAAAGATCTCCAGAG CCTCATGCAGTGAGCAGGATCATGTGGTCAGCAATTCTGAGGGGCAGCTGCACTTTCCAGAAACCTCCTACCTATATTATGAAAGCAAGCA ACTGTGTGTCTGGACGCTGCTGGTACCAGAGGCAATGCATGTGTTACTCATCTTTTCCCATTTGGATGCAGAGTCCTGTTACCACAATCACCTGTCAATATATTCTTTAGAAGACAGACTTATTG GGAAATTCTGTGGAGAAAGCCTCACTTCATCAGTTCTCATTGGCGCCAACTCTATCAGGCTGAAGTTCAGCTCTGACGCCACAGATTACGCCGCTGGGTTTAATCTCACCTATAAAGCTCTTAAACCAAACTACCTTCCTG ATTCAGGTTGCAGTTCCTTAACTGTCCTTTTTGAAGAAGGCCTCATACAGAGTCTTCACTATCCTGAGGACTACACTAACATGGCCGACTGCAACTGGATTTTTCAAGCCCCCAAACATTACCTAATTAAG CTTTCCTTTCAGAGCctggaaatagaagaaagtggAGACTGCTCTTCCGACTTTGTGACAGTGCACAGGGATGTAGAAGGGAAGACGGAAATAG CTCGGTTGTGTGGCTTTGATGCACCCGCCCCTGTGCTGAGCTCCTCCGGTGTAATGCTCATCAGTTTCCAGTCGGATGGAAATGTGACCTTCAGAGGCTTTCAGGCCACAGTCTCGTTCATTCCTGAAAAAG ATTTAAACATCTCCAGATCAGAGGATGAGTCAATGTTTGTGGAGACACAGAATGTACTATCTGAAGAACCCAATGCTTCTG gggaaatttggatgcaGACAGAGACACACACGCAGGGAGAACATCATATGAACATGAAGCCAGAGATCAGGTGA
- the OVCH2 gene encoding ovochymase-2 isoform X1 gives MGHVILLYQDFASVVDFPHLAKIFARNHIQKHHIDMVECLKSWLMNNFLLNWLIAGLTGFLFWFSSVSLKFQGKTLSLKMPMSKNKLILLIGMICLEQGKSATLSLPKAPTCGQSLVKARPQNYFNIFSRIVGGSQVEKGSYPWQVFAIQVSLKRRQKHICGGTIISPQWVITAAHCVANRNIALTLNVTAGEYDLNHTEPGEQTLTIETIIVHPHFSTKKPMDYDIALLKMTGAFNFGQFVRPVCLPEPGERFEAGFICTTAGWGRLTEDGILSQVLQEVNLPILTQEECVAALLTLKKPISGQTFLCTGFPDGGRDACQGDSGGSLMCRNKKGAWTLAGVTSWGLGCGRGWRNNVQKDDQGSPGIFTDLSKVLPWVHKHVQIGKRRKISRASCSEQDHVVSNSEGQLHFPETSYLYYESKQLCVWTLLVPEAMHVLLIFSHLDAESCYHNHLSIYSLEDRLIGKFCGESLTSSVLIGANSIRLKFSSDATDYAAGFNLTYKALKPNYLPDSGCSSLTVLFEEGLIQSLHYPEDYTNMADCNWIFQAPKHYLIKLSFQSLEIEESGDCSSDFVTVHRDVEGKTEIARLCGFDAPAPVLSSSGVMLISFQSDGNVTFRGFQATVSFIPEKDLNISRSEDESMFVETQNVLSEEPNASGEIWMQTETHTQGEHHMNMKPEIR, from the exons ATGGGGCATGTAATATTGCTTTATCAAGACTTTGCTTCTGTGGTTGACTTCCCACATCTTGCAAAGATCTTTGCAAGAAACCACATTCAGAAACATCATATAGACATGGTTGAATGCCTCAAGTCTTGGTTAATGaataactttcttttaaattggCTTATTGCTGGTCTCACAGGCTTTCTATTTTGGTTCTCCTCAGTCTCTCTAAAATTTCAGGGAAAAACTCTGAGTCTCAAAATGCCTATGAGCAAGAATAAGCTGATTTTACTAATTGGAATGATCTGTTTGGAACAAGGGAAATCTGCAACTCTGTCTCTCCCCAAAG ctCCCACTTGTGGGCAGAGTTTGGTGAAGGCACGGCCTCAGAATTACTTTAACATTTTCAGTCGCATTGTTGGGGGAAGCCAAGTGGAAAAGGGTTCCTACCCCTGGCAG GTCTTTGCAATTCAGGTGTCACTGAAACGAAGGCAGAAGCATATCTGTGGTGGGACCATCATCTCTCCACAGTGGGTGATTACAGCTGCTCACTGCGTTGCAAACAG AAATATTGCATTAACTTTGAATGTTACTGCTGGAGAATATGACTTGAACCACACAGAGCCAGGAGAGCAAACTCTCACCATTGAAACCATCATTGTACACCCACATTTCTCCACCAAGAAACCAATGGACTACGATATTGCTCTTTTGAAGATGACTGGAGCCTTCAATTTCG GCCAGTTTGTGCGGCCCGTGTGTCTTCCAGAACCAGGGGAACGATTTGAGGCTGGATTTATTTGTACAACTGCAGGCTGGGGCCGCTTGACTGAAG ACGGCATCCTCTCGCAAGTCTTGCAGGAAGTGAACTTGCCCATTTTGACCCAGGAGGAGTGTGTGGCAGCTCTGTTAACCCTAAAGAAACCCATCAGTGGGCAGACCTTTCTCTGCACAGGCTTTCCAGATGGAGGGAGAGATGCTTGTCAG GGCGATTCAGGAGGTTCCCTCATGTGTCGAAATAAGAAAGGGGCTTGGACTCTGGCTGGTGTGACTTCCTGGGGTTTGGGCTGTGGTCGAGGCTGGAGAAACAATGTACAGAAAGATGATCAAGGATCCCCTGGGATCTTCACAGACCTTAGTAAAGTGCTTCCCTGGGTCCACAAACACGTCCAAATTG ggAAGCGGAGAAAGATCTCCAGAG CCTCATGCAGTGAGCAGGATCATGTGGTCAGCAATTCTGAGGGGCAGCTGCACTTTCCAGAAACCTCCTACCTATATTATGAAAGCAAGCA ACTGTGTGTCTGGACGCTGCTGGTACCAGAGGCAATGCATGTGTTACTCATCTTTTCCCATTTGGATGCAGAGTCCTGTTACCACAATCACCTGTCAATATATTCTTTAGAAGACAGACTTATTG GGAAATTCTGTGGAGAAAGCCTCACTTCATCAGTTCTCATTGGCGCCAACTCTATCAGGCTGAAGTTCAGCTCTGACGCCACAGATTACGCCGCTGGGTTTAATCTCACCTATAAAGCTCTTAAACCAAACTACCTTCCTG ATTCAGGTTGCAGTTCCTTAACTGTCCTTTTTGAAGAAGGCCTCATACAGAGTCTTCACTATCCTGAGGACTACACTAACATGGCCGACTGCAACTGGATTTTTCAAGCCCCCAAACATTACCTAATTAAG CTTTCCTTTCAGAGCctggaaatagaagaaagtggAGACTGCTCTTCCGACTTTGTGACAGTGCACAGGGATGTAGAAGGGAAGACGGAAATAG CTCGGTTGTGTGGCTTTGATGCACCCGCCCCTGTGCTGAGCTCCTCCGGTGTAATGCTCATCAGTTTCCAGTCGGATGGAAATGTGACCTTCAGAGGCTTTCAGGCCACAGTCTCGTTCATTCCTGAAAAAG ATTTAAACATCTCCAGATCAGAGGATGAGTCAATGTTTGTGGAGACACAGAATGTACTATCTGAAGAACCCAATGCTTCTG gggaaatttggatgcaGACAGAGACACACACGCAGGGAGAACATCATATGAACATGAAGCCAGAGATCAGGTGA